The Lycium ferocissimum isolate CSIRO_LF1 chromosome 1, AGI_CSIRO_Lferr_CH_V1, whole genome shotgun sequence genome includes a region encoding these proteins:
- the LOC132049674 gene encoding uncharacterized protein LOC132049674, with protein sequence MRGNDKKRLIRLLCPSLSKMVLPIMVWEDQRIDLGFIARAFGIDSVSLKINGHFISRGVDLIASSVTWKSLLSFFSARGLSTGDSDSAPLIVEGKLCKVGSKRSHSPTEVEKGLLCKKEIIDERERLHENTNFNSKKFKESARGVALNLKRKLCLEGSDLLKRTRRNECDSGLREEQVEFPKADRPLLCSLASQKRKRIRDDEMAVTTPFKRIR encoded by the exons atGAGAGGGAATGATAAGAAGAGACTAATCAGGTTGTTGTGTCCTTCACTATCAAAGATGGTACTACCAATAATGGTTTGGGAAGACCAAAGAATTGATCTTGGATTCATTGCACGTGCTTTTGGGATTGACTCAGTAAGTTTGAAGATAAATGGTCATTTTATTAGTAGAGGGGTTGATCTTATTGCTTCTTCTGTTACATGGAagtctcttctttctttcttttctgctCGTGGTTTGTCTACTGGTGACTCTGACTCTGCTCCCCTCATTGTTGAAGGAAAGCTCTGTAAAGTTGGTTCCAAAA GATCACATAGTCCAACAGAAGTTGAAAAAGGGTTGCTGTGCAAGAAGGAAATCATTGATGAGAGAGAAAGACTTCACGAGAACACCAACTTTAATAGCAAGAAATTTAAGGAAAGCGCCAGAG GAGTGGCATTGAACCTAAAAAGGAAGCTTTGTTTGGAAGGTTCGGATCTGTTGAAGAGAACGAGAAGAAATGAATGTGATTCAG GTTTAAGAGAGGAACAAGTGGAGTTCCCAAAAGCTGATAGGCCACTTTTATGCAGCTTAGCTAGTCAAAAGCGAAAAAGGATTAGAGATGATGAGATGGCTGTAACAACCCCCTTCAAGAGGATacgataa
- the LOC132049665 gene encoding uncharacterized protein LOC132049665, which translates to MVRLRSILVFLVLFKSFGSSIIIGSEEEEHFSEALLLRPLPDRKVLAHFHFQSKVPPTRTHGSHHHLFPKSIYQLVHKFRVREMELSFTQGRWNYGRWGGYDPISSRNAKPPGVELWATFDVPQHQVDASWRNLTNALSGLFCASINFLESSTAYSAPQWSFKSFAANIRYGTLPREAVCTENLTPWLKLLPCRDKAGLSALMDRPSIYRGFYHSQRLHLVSNEFDLATANSGMVLEQTLTVVLQPVTLGSGMTSSVGLIQQPSWSLSSLFGRKVSGRCVLSNSSNVYVQLEPNLVSKLKTTSETEQRSDVENLISQDWSDMSFEMSDSPVRVIKEVYGFEKESSLLYEFSLAEFSDSRPFDLEFRWKRPVTWSSQLAPLQASRFLMGSGNERGAIAISLKSVGRSGYSKSSVNEEGRCSLRVDVFQVVPWYVKVYYHTLKVFLDERPHSLADVIERTNVSPSEDKVSPGLMEIALRLPCDVHSVILTLEFDKGFLHIDEYPPDANQGFDIPSALIRFPEIKTNMQLFDDKSASKSPILSKLQEESPVLWYTEVLLVPLTTPDFSMPYNVITITCTVFALYFGSLLNALRRRVEEEERLLKSKATKAGGPIGVLLSKLSAKLRGKPLEPPSSSSSSKVSYKLILRVILVAGIAAAWQYFYG; encoded by the exons ATGGTTCGGTTAAGATCaattttggtttttcttgtgCTCTTCAAGAGTTTCGGGTCGTCAATTATTATCGGGTCAGAGGAGGAAGAACACTTCTCAGAAGCACTGTTATTAAGGCCATTACCAGATCGTAAAGTGTTAGCacattttcatttccaaagTAAAGTCCCACCAACTCGTACACATGGCAGTCATCACCATCTCTTCCCCAAATCCATTTATCAATTG GTCCATAAATTTAGAGTTCGAGAAATGGAGCTGTCCTTCACACAAGGTCGCTGGAATTATGGACGCTGGGGTGGATATGATCCCATTTCAAGTAGAAATGCGAAGCCTCCTGGAGTTGAACTGTGGGCTACTTTTGATGTTCCACAACATCAGGTCGACGCTTCTTGGAGAAATTTAACCAATGCTCTTTCAGGGCTCTTTTGTGCTTCTATTAACTTTCTAGAGTCCTCAACTGCTTATTCTGCTCCCCAATGGAGCTTCAAGTCATTTGCTGCAAATATCAGATACGGCACCTTGCCTCGTGAGGCTGTTTGCACAGAGAACCTCACTCCCTGGTTAAAGTTGCTTCCTTGCCGAGACAAAGCTGGACTTTCTGCATTGATGGACAGACCTTCTATCTACAGAGGATTTTATCACTCTCAGAGGTTGCATTTAGTCTCAAATGAATTTGATCTAGCTACAGCAAATTCTGGAATGGTGCTTGAACAGACACTTACCGTTGTTCTTCAACCGGTTACTTTAGGAAGTGGCATGACATCATCTGTTGGCTTAATACAACAACCAAGTTGGTCACTCAGCTCATTGTTTGGACGGAAAGTTAGTGGAAGGTGTGTTCTTTCAAATTCTAGTAATGTGTATGTCCAATTAGAGCCAAATTTGGTGTCCAAATTGAAGACTACTTCGGAGACGGAACAACGATCTGATGTTGAGAATTTGATATCTCAAGATTGGAGTGACATGAGCTTTGAAATGTCGGATTCCCCTGTCAGGGTAATTAAAGAAGTTTATGGCTTTGAGAAGGAGTCATCCCTTCTGTATGAATTTTCCCTAGCAGAATTTAGTGATTCAAGGCCATTTGACTTGGAGTTCAGGTGGAAGCGTCCTGTGACATGGTCTTCTCAACTGGCACCCTTGCAGGCTAGCAGGTTCCTTATGGGAAGTGGGAACGAAAGAGGTGCCATAGCCATCTCCTTAAAGTCGGTAGGAAGAAGTGGGTATTCAAAATCTTCTGTCAACGAGGAAGGAAGATGCTCGTTACGGGTTGATGTGTTTCAAGTTGTGCCTTGGTATGTTAAGGTTTATTACCACACCCTTAAAGTGTTTCTAGATGAACGCCCGCATAGTTTAGCAGATGTGATAGAAAGGACAAACGTTTCGCCTTCTGAAGACAAGGTTTCCCCTGGTCTAATGGAAATAGCATTGCGATTGCCCTGTGATGTGCACTCGGTGATATTGACATTGGAGTTTGATAAG GGTTTTCTGCACATCGATGAGTATCCTCCAGATGCTAACCAGGGTTTTGACATTCCATCAGCTTTAATCAGGTTTCCTGAGATTAAAACAAACATGCAGTTATTTGATGATAAATCTGCTTCCAAGTCACCTATCTTATCCAAGCTACAG GAAGAAAGCCCTGTTCTATGGTACACAGAAGTATTGCTTGTACCGTTGACCACTCCTGATTTTAGCATGCCATACAATGTTATCACAATTACATGCACTGTATTTGCTCTATATTTTGGGTCACTGCTTAATGCGCTACGTAGGCGTGTCGAAGAGGAGGAGAGGCTTCTGAAAAGTAAAG CTACCAAGGCCGGTGGTCCGATAGGCGTGCTactgtccaaattgtcagctaAATTGAGGGGAAAACCGTTGGAACCACCATCCTCATCCTCGTCATCAAAAGTCAGTTATAAGCTGATTCTGAGAGTGATATTAGTGGCTGGTATTGCTGCTGCTTGGCAGTACTTCTATGGATGA
- the LOC132062387 gene encoding uncharacterized protein LOC132062387 — MGVGILVDSKLRDQVVEVRKVNDRMMAIKLVVRGYTLNIISAYAPQTGLDKEEKRRVWEDLDEVVGGIPPTKKLFVRGDFNGHIGSTSGVYIDEHRGFGFGDRNEGRVSLLDFVKAFGLVVANSRFPKREQHLVIPSENFTTQHKLLVMDLEIKRKKKKKVVDDWARIGWGSLTSSSAQEIGEKLMAMGA; from the exons ATGGGGGTAGGCATTTTAGTAGATAGTAAGCTAAGGGACCAGGTGGTGGAGGTTAGGAAGGTCAATGACCGGATGATGGCGATTAAGTTGGTCGTGAGAGGGTAtactttgaacattattagtgcttACGCGCCACAAACAGGCTTAGATAAGGAGGAGAAGAGACGCGTTTGGGAGGATTTGGATGAAGTGGTGGGAGGTATACCGCCCACCAAGAAGTTATTCGTAAGAGGAGATTTCAATGGTCACATTGGGTCAACCTCGGGGGTTTATATTGATGAACATAGAGGTTTTGGCTTTGGGGATAGGAACGAAGGAAGGGTCTCACTTTTGGATTTCGTAAAAGCTTTTGGATTGGTGGTAGCCAACTCGAGATTCCCGAAGAGGGAGCAGCACCTG GTCATCCCGAGTGAGAACTTTACGACCCAACATAAGCTTttggtgatggatttggaaattaagaggaagaagaaaaaaaaggttgtGGATGACTGGGCGAGGATCGGGTGGGGGAGTCTGACTTCGTCTAGTGCCCAGGAGATAGGGGAGAAGCTAATGGCTATGGGGGCTTAA
- the LOC132049683 gene encoding small ubiquitin-related modifier 1-like has translation MSATGGAGEEEKKPNDQMVHINLKVKGQDGNEVFFRIKRSTQMRKLMTAYCDRQSVDMNSIAFLFDGRRLRAEQTPDELEMEEGDEIDAMLHQTGGNGAGCCYFCL, from the exons ATGTCTGCTACTGGAGGGGCTGGTGAGGAAGAGAAGAAACCTAATGATCAGATGGTTCATATTAATCTGAAGGTTAAGGGTCAG GATGGGAATGAAGTGTTTTTCAGGATCAAGCGTAGCACACAGATGCGCAAGCTCATGACTGCTTATTGCGACCGTCAGTCAGTGGACATGAACTCTATTGCCTTTTTGTTTGATGGCCGCAGGCTTAGGGCAGAGCAAACTCCTGATGAG CTGGAGATGGAGGAGGGTGACGAAATTGATGCAATGCTACATCAAACTGGAGGCAATGGTGCTGGATGCTGCTACTTTTGTCTCTAA